The following proteins are co-located in the Deinococcus betulae genome:
- a CDS encoding PsbP-related protein codes for MNRVLLSLALLATPLFPALAQTAPTTAAPAPTEPRTIEAITATSAKGYSIRVPSGWTPLKNAPNVDVAFINKTVGALRPTVTVVVQDIPADLKATLADIRDLNERKMPEVVTKLKFLGEKNVKVSGVPGILWSYSGDGEGGAVRWTQVFTLKNNRLFTATLMLPSGTPADLAEQGRAILTSMTLK; via the coding sequence ATGAACCGCGTGCTTCTCAGCCTCGCCCTGCTGGCCACCCCCCTGTTCCCGGCCCTGGCCCAGACCGCCCCCACCACGGCGGCGCCCGCCCCCACCGAGCCCCGCACCATTGAGGCCATTACCGCCACCAGCGCCAAGGGGTACAGCATCCGCGTGCCCAGCGGCTGGACGCCCCTGAAAAATGCCCCAAACGTGGACGTGGCGTTTATCAACAAGACGGTTGGCGCCCTGCGGCCCACCGTGACGGTGGTCGTGCAGGACATTCCTGCCGACCTGAAGGCCACGCTGGCCGACATCCGCGACCTCAACGAGCGCAAGATGCCCGAGGTCGTCACCAAGCTGAAGTTCCTGGGCGAGAAGAACGTCAAGGTCAGCGGCGTGCCCGGCATCCTGTGGTCGTACAGCGGCGACGGAGAGGGCGGCGCCGTGCGCTGGACGCAGGTGTTCACCCTGAAAAACAACCGCCTGTTTACCGCCACCCTGATGCTGCCCAGCGGCACCCCCGCCGACCTGGCCGAGCAGGGCCGCGCCATTTTGACCAGCATGACGCTGAAGTAA